The DNA sequence CGCAGTTTTTTGCTGTATATGTCGGCTATTTGCAGAGCCAGATCCTTCGCTTTACTGTCTCGGGAATAGATCTTGATAAGATGAGGGAGTGCCTGATCGGGTTGTTCAGCCTTAAGATGATAGTCAGCTAAATTTTTATGGAACGGCAGATACCCCGGCTTAATCTCAATGTATTTTCTCCAGTATGGTGCGGCCTTTGCCGATAACCCGGGGTAATCATAAACCTGTGCAGCCTTATAAATATATTCGCTATTATCAGGGAAGTGCTCTACAAGCCGGTCATAATAAAAACGTGCTTTGTCAAGCAATCCTAATTTCGTGCTGATTCCGGCAAGATCTATAAGCAATGATGCATTGTTTTCCTGTCGTTGATACAATTGCTCCAGAAGCAAAAATGCACTTTGCTTATTACCTAACCCCTTAAACCCCTCGATGAGTCCTTTAATTGTCGCAGTCGAGAGAGGACCGCCGGGATCGGCTTCATATACTTGACCGAAAAACTCCACGGCTTTACTGAAATGTTTGTTTTCTAGAGCTGTAGTTCCCGCTGTGATAAGATATTCGAGATTGTCGGGTTCAAGCTCCAGCAATCCCTCAAGAGCTTGAGAGGCTTCATTCCATTGTTCGAGGAGGAGAAGGAGTTTGCAGTACTCCCATCTGGCTTCGACTATGTTCGGCTTTTCTTTTAATAAATTGCGATAGGCGTCTTTCGAGCTTTCAAGTTCATTAACACGAGCAAGTTGACGGGCTTTATCCCAGGTTTTTTTCCAGGATGGTCTGAGGGCACTCTGAGCTTCCGTTTCGATTTGAACTTGATGGATCGGTGCAACGGCAGGAACCGCAACCCTGGGGAATACAGCGCAGGCAACACTGAGTGCGAAAAAAAAATTGAGGAAGATACCGCTATCTTTAAAATTCACACGCACCATTGAGAAGAGTCTTGAATACTGAGTTTACGGGGTTTGCATCACTTTTGAACCCTTATACCATAAACCTGGTAAACTCTGCACAATATATCTTCTGCCTTGGGGTGTTTCCCAGGCGGTATCCTGATGACATATCTCCTTTGAGAAGGACTACTTCTCAGCTTCCCTCAAGAGGATATAAGTGACTGGCGATAGAGCGTCTAGTTTTTGTGTAAGCCTCGAGACGAATAACCGATCAATTTGGTCTAACCTGCAAAAAACCGTTATTCTCTGTGGTCATTATTGACGACGATTCTGTCTCCGTCGAAGAAGTCCACGATATCAGGCATTTCAACTTCAAGGTACTTTTTCATTTTCTTAAGCAGGTTTACTTCTATCTGACGAACTCTTTCGCGTGAAATATCGAATTTATCAGCAATGTTCTGCAAGGTCAGCGGCTCATCGGTCAGCAACCTTTCCTCAAGAATCATCTTCTCCTTTTCGTTTAGTTTATCCTTTAAGATTTCCAGAAGTTCACCAAGACGTAGCTGCATTTCCTTGCCGGCAACTGTGGACTCGATATTAGGACCTGAACTTGGGATGAAGTTCTTTTGCTCATCATCGGAATCAGATCTCACCGGAGATTCGAGCGAGACATCCCAGCTATCCATTCTCTGGCTCATTTCGACTACTTCTCTTTCTTTGACATTGAGACGCTGAGCCAGCAGTTTAGGTTCAGGATCAAACCCCTGCGCCTCGAGCAGCTTCTTTTCCTTATTCAGGGAAAAGAAAAGCTTGCGTTGGGCCTGAGTTGTTCCTATCTTAACAAGGCGCCAGTTGTCCATTATGAATTTCAGAACATACGCTCTGATCCAGTAGGCGGCGTAATAGGAAAACTTGACCCCTCTGTAAGGGTCAAATTTTTTGGTGGCCTGGACCAGGCCGACATTGCCCTCCTGGATCAAATCCATAAAATTCTGCAT is a window from the Desulfopila inferna genome containing:
- a CDS encoding sigma-70 family RNA polymerase sigma factor, with protein sequence MPKTKKEKNYTLNSEGEMENPLVSMSDDENLPALSNPALHRYLQEISQYELLSREETDELATRFKETGDQNAAYRLVSSNLRLVVKVAMDFQKYWMQNFMDLIQEGNVGLVQATKKFDPYRGVKFSYYAAYWIRAYVLKFIMDNWRLVKIGTTQAQRKLFFSLNKEKKLLEAQGFDPEPKLLAQRLNVKEREVVEMSQRMDSWDVSLESPVRSDSDDEQKNFIPSSGPNIESTVAGKEMQLRLGELLEILKDKLNEKEKMILEERLLTDEPLTLQNIADKFDISRERVRQIEVNLLKKMKKYLEVEMPDIVDFFDGDRIVVNNDHRE